The Anabas testudineus chromosome 3, fAnaTes1.2, whole genome shotgun sequence sequence AGGAGTGACCTCGAGTCTTCCTGACACCTTTCAGACCAACCACCTGCTGTTCTATGAGAGGTTTAAGGCATACCAGGACTACATGCTCGGTAACAGCAGTCACACTTAGTCACATAGACACAAATGTAACAATAAATATCAGTAAGAATCTGTAGATTTCAGATCGgttattatgtgtatttatgcatATCTGTATATAGGAGACTGTAAGCCCTCAGAGGTGAAGTCCTTCATAGCAGACTACCTGGAGAAGGTGGTGGAGCCGTGTGATTGGCGGGCTGTGTGGTCTACTCGTGTCTTCGATGTTCTGGTGGAGGTGAGATGACCTTGAACGCATGTTTTTGGTGATTcaattatcttttattttcactacACTTGATGGTTTCTATAGTTTTGAGTTAACATAAAGGCTTCAGGTGAATTTATTGGCCTCTTTCTACTGAAACCATTCCAAAATTCCTAGAGATTCTTTAACTTGATGTTTTTTGAGAAGGAGCCTGCATCTGCACACAAGAAAATGAGTATTTACCGTATTTATGTATGCATAGCTGTGCCCCATTACCAGTCATAAGTCCCACTCCATATTGAACTACTTATTATTTCAGGTGCAGGATGTAGACTACAAGGAACTGAAGGCTTGTGTGAGTCTGGTTCTGCCTCTGCAGTGTGACACCAGAGGCTATGATCTCACTGAGGAGGCAATGAAGAGTCTGCTGGAGGCCACTCGGCACAAAATATCACTGGATGAGCTGCAAGTGGTATACGATGAATCTGGGGACTTTGATATGACTGCCCTTGCTCTAGAGCACCTCAGGTGGGGCTCTGAAATTATCTTGTACCACGCAGTGTTTGCCCATTTATTTTAGTTCACTGTCCAGCTGTGCCATTCCTTCCTCTTCTAAGATCTCCTCTCCTATCTGCAGGTTTTTTTATAAGCACATCTGGAGGGAGTgggatgaggaagatgaagatgatgactTTGACTATTTTGTTCGTTGTGTGGAACCTCGTCTCCGAGTGTGAGTACACACAGAGTCTTTGTATTGATCTTTAATTAATAAGTAAGGGGTCATCCCCATAAATCCTTcttgaaaatgtgtgttatcCCAGCTACTATGACATATTGgaggacagagtcccagcaggcCTGGTGGCAGAATACCAGTCATTACTGCAGAACTGCTCCCAGTGCTTCCAGGAGTTCTCTACGCTGCGCAATGGCCTAAGCATCGACTCAGACTCTGAGCTGGACAACGTATCAATGGTGGAAGGCCTGAAGCTCCACGACCAGCTGGAGACTTTCAAACGGAAACTGCACATCATTGAGAATCCTGTGTTGAGGTagggtctgtctgtctgtctgtctgtctgtctgtctgtctgtctgtctgtctgtctgtctgtctgtctgtctgtctgtctgtctgtccgtcctTCTGTCCTTCCTTTAACCTTCATCCCACAAAGCCCTGAACCATCATCTTTAACTGCCTGTCTCGATCACCTACTGTCCAGATATGTGTTGAGCTACAAAGGTAACTCCAGTCAGCAGAGTGTGGAGAGCCGCGGACCCAGAGAGTCTGGTGTGAAGGTGGTCCACGTGGTCACAACCTCCTGCAGCACCATCCAGCTCCAGTCCCTCCTCAATGCTAAACTGCTGCCTTTGTGCTCTTCTGGAGAAACTGAGATCCAGGTCAGTATAACAGTGTTCATTCTATAGTATGGCCAGAGTTAAGTCTGCTCAGTCTGTGAAATACCCAGGTGACAAATCATCCTCTACAGCTTCACTGATACGGTGGAGCTGAatgattttagtttgttgtaTAGTGTTAAAACAGCCatgaagaaaatgatttacatttacattacactgGGAACAGACTGCATGACTGTCCTGacctgtgtgtcctgtgtgtgtgtgtttagttccATACAGAGCCAGTTTCAGCGGTGGAGTCATGCCGTGAGGGTGACGTGGTCATTGTTCTCCCTGGGGTCTACAGTGTCACCAGCTCCATCTTTATACCAGACTCCATCACCATAGAAGGTAAAACAAACTTTCAGCTTGTACCTCCACAGGTTCACTGCTCAATTAAGCTGCAGATGAAAatgtagtgtagtagtagtgtagtgcAAAATTGTCTTCTTTAATTTACAGACTTGAGTTTGCaagtcatttatattttgtaaagatGACAAATAATTTACCAGTGCAAGTGACTCAAGTTCTGACTGTTGTTACCAAAGCTCAGTGTACAAAACATTCAGGTCCTCAAATGTAATTAATGCAGTAGAAGAAGCGacttaaaaaacatatttgtcaGGGTTTAAATGTGCAGTCTAACAATACGTGTTTGACTTTTACTGTAGAGCTGCTGTTtattaacagtttatttttgttttttgtgtgtcttgCGCACTTGCGCACCAGGCTTTGGGTTTCCCGATGACGTGGTGATTGAGAAGAAAACCAAGGGTGACTCATTTGTGGAGAGCACAGGAGCCGATGTCAAACTGTCCAACATCAAGTTTATCCAACATGACGCCATCGAAGGCATCCTTTGTGAGCACCGATCAAAGTTTAAAGCTTATACTGTACTGTCTGTTCCAACAGATGtacttttataaaaataaatgggTAAAACAGAATAATATGCTGACTCTCTCCTGTCCCCTGGCTCTCAGGTGTCCGTCAGGGGACTCTGAACATGGAGAACTGTGTGCTGCAGTGCCAGACCACTGGAGTTATCGTCCGTACATCTGCCTGTCTCAACATGAACATGTGCGACCTGTATGGATCCAAGGTGAGTGCTGCACAGGTACAAACTTGACACACTATGTTCAGGGTGATAAGTCTGTTTCTTTGGGTTAGTTGTTGATCATTCTTCCACTGCTGGTGTGGTTTGTTTATGTGACTGTGTACGTGGTTGTGTGTGATCACATTCTTGTGTATTGCACT is a genomic window containing:
- the shcbp1 gene encoding SHC SH2 domain-binding protein 1 → MEQDSRKMPFVERGGPADEMSNVVVVEVESFVNVELSTEDDDDSSNSNSNNNNSSSNNNNNSNNNSNSNDSGSPDGHHDPAITQTLFQNAEDDNDEEEDDEDKSDDDEDKSDDDDSGTDHFNTQKLGTRLQRIERHAGVTSSLPDTFQTNHLLFYERFKAYQDYMLGDCKPSEVKSFIADYLEKVVEPCDWRAVWSTRVFDVLVEVQDVDYKELKACVSLVLPLQCDTRGYDLTEEAMKSLLEATRHKISLDELQVVYDESGDFDMTALALEHLRFFYKHIWREWDEEDEDDDFDYFVRCVEPRLRVYYDILEDRVPAGLVAEYQSLLQNCSQCFQEFSTLRNGLSIDSDSELDNVSMVEGLKLHDQLETFKRKLHIIENPVLRYVLSYKGNSSQQSVESRGPRESGVKVVHVVTTSCSTIQLQSLLNAKLLPLCSSGETEIQFHTEPVSAVESCREGDVVIVLPGVYSVTSSIFIPDSITIEGFGFPDDVVIEKKTKGDSFVESTGADVKLSNIKFIQHDAIEGILCVRQGTLNMENCVLQCQTTGVIVRTSACLNMNMCDLYGSKGAGVEIYPGSVCCLVSNGIHHCKDGILVKDFIDELNVVMPSITMENNVIHNNEGYGVILVKPNTRVPLDCEEAAAEDKQQEGASDLATFSAASASGSARTPVPSSSAAAEPGSTEDNNGTDGGAASTSCRKWQFSRQLSRNKETSCSSRPVEDLLDHPVFVSIQGNQFRRNGMGDFGTFFY